A window of the Nitrospinota bacterium genome harbors these coding sequences:
- a CDS encoding DUF1320 domain-containing protein encodes MAYITQSDIEDQLSESELIQLTDDSGAGQVDSNVVARAIADADDEVNSHLQERYTVPLSPVPGLIRKLSVDVAIYNLYSRRDLDAPVRTKRYEDATKLLKALARGEASLGVEAPPAETHDEEVQTTRKKADRVFTSKKGDTTGTLDNF; translated from the coding sequence TTGGCCTATATTACCCAGTCGGACATTGAGGACCAGCTCTCTGAGAGCGAGCTTATCCAGCTGACCGACGACTCCGGCGCGGGCCAGGTGGACTCAAACGTCGTCGCCAGAGCCATCGCGGACGCCGACGACGAGGTCAACTCTCACCTTCAGGAGCGCTACACGGTGCCGCTTAGCCCAGTACCCGGCCTGATCCGCAAGCTATCGGTGGATGTCGCAATCTACAACCTCTACTCGAGGCGAGACCTCGACGCCCCCGTCCGCACGAAGCGCTACGAGGACGCCACAAAGTTGCTCAAGGCGCTTGCCCGCGGCGAGGCGTCGCTCGGCGTAGAGGCGCCCCCGGCCGAGACCCACGACGAGGAGGTGCAGACGACGCGGAAGAAGGCGGATCGGGTTTTCACCAGTAAGAAAGGCGATACGACCGGCACCCTGGACAATTTTTAG